From the genome of Actinacidiphila yeochonensis CN732, one region includes:
- a CDS encoding pyridoxal phosphate-dependent aminotransferase: protein MSGRPLLNRRLDGLGTTIFAEMSALALATGAINLGQGFPDTDGPEAIREAAVRALRDGRGNQYPPGMGVPELRAAIVDHQRRFYGLDFDPNSEVLVTAGATEAIAAAMLALLEPGDEVIAFEPFYDSYAASIAMAGGVRIPLTLRAPDFRPDLDALRSVVTPRTRLLLLNSPHNPTGMVLTRAELTSIAELAVEHDLIVVTDEVYEHLVFDGEHIPLISLPGMHDRTVSISSAGKTFSFTGWKVGWVTGSAPLVAAVRATKQFLTYVASGPFQYAIAEALRLPDAYFTAFRDDLQTKRDLLADGLTTAGFEVYRPQGTYFITTDIAALGEKDALAFCRSLPERCGVVAVPNSVFYDDPDAGRTQVRFAFCKKQDVLQKAASRLLRLSP from the coding sequence ATGAGCGGCAGGCCACTGCTGAACCGCAGGCTGGACGGGCTCGGGACGACGATCTTCGCGGAGATGTCGGCGCTTGCGCTGGCGACCGGTGCGATCAACCTGGGCCAGGGCTTCCCCGACACGGACGGGCCGGAGGCGATCCGGGAGGCGGCCGTGCGGGCGCTCCGGGACGGCCGCGGAAACCAGTACCCGCCGGGCATGGGCGTTCCGGAGTTGCGTGCCGCTATTGTCGACCACCAGCGCCGCTTCTACGGGTTGGACTTTGACCCGAACAGCGAGGTGCTGGTCACCGCCGGGGCGACCGAGGCGATCGCGGCGGCGATGCTGGCGCTGCTGGAGCCGGGTGACGAGGTGATCGCGTTCGAGCCGTTCTACGACTCGTACGCCGCGAGCATCGCAATGGCCGGCGGAGTACGGATCCCGCTTACGCTGCGTGCCCCGGACTTCCGCCCCGATCTCGACGCCCTCCGTTCCGTGGTCACTCCCCGCACCCGCCTTCTACTCCTCAACTCTCCCCATAACCCCACGGGCATGGTCCTCACCCGCGCCGAGCTGACGTCCATCGCCGAGCTGGCCGTGGAGCACGACCTCATCGTGGTCACCGACGAGGTCTACGAACACCTGGTCTTCGACGGCGAGCACATCCCCCTGATCTCGCTACCTGGCATGCACGACCGCACGGTCTCCATCTCCTCAGCGGGGAAGACCTTCTCATTCACGGGTTGGAAGGTTGGCTGGGTTACCGGATCCGCCCCCCTCGTCGCAGCCGTCCGCGCCACGAAGCAGTTCCTCACCTACGTCGCCTCGGGCCCCTTCCAGTACGCCATCGCGGAGGCCCTCCGCCTCCCGGACGCGTACTTCACCGCCTTCCGCGACGACCTCCAGACGAAGCGCGACCTCCTTGCCGACGGCCTCACCACCGCCGGCTTCGAGGTCTACCGCCCCCAGGGCACATACTTCATCACGACGGACATCGCCGCCCTCGGCGAGAAGGACGCCCTGGCCTTCTGCCGCTCGCTCCCCGAACGCTGTGGTGTGGTCGCCGTCCCCAACTCCGTCTTCTACGACGACCCCGACGCCGGCCGCACCCAGGTCCGCTTCGCCTTCTGCAAGAAGCAAGACGTTCTCCAGAAAGCCGCCAGCCGCTTGCTGCGCTTGTCACCCTGA